In Canis lupus dingo isolate Sandy chromosome 25, ASM325472v2, whole genome shotgun sequence, one genomic interval encodes:
- the SAP30 gene encoding histone deacetylase complex subunit SAP30 isoform X1 — protein MNGFTPEEMSRGGDAAAAVAAVVAAAAAAASAGNGAGAGAGAEVPGAGAVSAAGPPGAAGPGPGQLCCLREDGERCGRAAGNASFSKRIQKSISQKKVKIELEKSARHLYICDYHKNLIQSVRNRRKRKGSDDDGGDSPVQDIDTPEVDLYQLQVNTLRRYKRHFKLSTRPGLNKAQLVEIVGCHFRSIPVNEKDTLTYFIYSVKNDKNKSDLKVDSGVH, from the exons ATGAATGGCTTCACGCCTGAGGAGATGAGCCGCGGCGGGGACGCGGCCGCCGCAGTGGCCGCCGtggtcgccgccgccgccgcggccgcctcGGCCGGGAACGGGGCAGGGGCCGGCGCCGGGGCTGAGGTGCCGGGTGCCGGGGCGGTGTCGGCTGCTGGGCCCccgggggcggccgggccgggccccggACAGCTGTGCTGCCTGCGGGAGGACGGAGAGCGGTGCGGCCGGGCGGCGGGCAACGCCAGCTTCAGCAAGAGGATCCAGAAGAGCATCTCCCAGAAGAAGGTGAAAATCGAGCTGGAGAAGAGC gCAAGGCATCTTTACAtttgtgattatcataaaaactTAATTCAGAGTGTtcgaaacagaagaaagagaaaagggagtgATGATGATGGAGGAGATTCACCTGTTCAAGATATTGATACGCCAGAG gttGATTTATACCAATTACAAGTAAATACACTTCGGAGATACAAAAGACACTTCAAACTATCAACCAGACCAGGACTTAATAAAGCACAACTTGTTGAG atagtTGGTTGCCACTTTAGGTCTATTCCAGTGAATGAAAAAGACACCTTAACATATTTCATCTACTCAGTGAAGAATGACAAGAACAAATCAGATCTCAAGGTTGATAGTGGTGTTCACTAG
- the SAP30 gene encoding histone deacetylase complex subunit SAP30 isoform X2, whose translation MNGFTPEEMSRGGDAAAAVAAVVAAAAAAASAGNGAGAGAGAEVPGAGAVSAAGPPGAAGPGPGQLCCLREDGERCGRAAGNASFSKRIQKSISQKKARHLYICDYHKNLIQSVRNRRKRKGSDDDGGDSPVQDIDTPEVDLYQLQVNTLRRYKRHFKLSTRPGLNKAQLVEIVGCHFRSIPVNEKDTLTYFIYSVKNDKNKSDLKVDSGVH comes from the exons ATGAATGGCTTCACGCCTGAGGAGATGAGCCGCGGCGGGGACGCGGCCGCCGCAGTGGCCGCCGtggtcgccgccgccgccgcggccgcctcGGCCGGGAACGGGGCAGGGGCCGGCGCCGGGGCTGAGGTGCCGGGTGCCGGGGCGGTGTCGGCTGCTGGGCCCccgggggcggccgggccgggccccggACAGCTGTGCTGCCTGCGGGAGGACGGAGAGCGGTGCGGCCGGGCGGCGGGCAACGCCAGCTTCAGCAAGAGGATCCAGAAGAGCATCTCCCAGAAGAAG gCAAGGCATCTTTACAtttgtgattatcataaaaactTAATTCAGAGTGTtcgaaacagaagaaagagaaaagggagtgATGATGATGGAGGAGATTCACCTGTTCAAGATATTGATACGCCAGAG gttGATTTATACCAATTACAAGTAAATACACTTCGGAGATACAAAAGACACTTCAAACTATCAACCAGACCAGGACTTAATAAAGCACAACTTGTTGAG atagtTGGTTGCCACTTTAGGTCTATTCCAGTGAATGAAAAAGACACCTTAACATATTTCATCTACTCAGTGAAGAATGACAAGAACAAATCAGATCTCAAGGTTGATAGTGGTGTTCACTAG